One window from the genome of Nicotiana tomentosiformis chromosome 5, ASM39032v3, whole genome shotgun sequence encodes:
- the LOC104096231 gene encoding protein TIC 20-II, chloroplastic: MASIPLLRFTLPKTLKPKTPLTPHHLLLPHPLKPTIPKLLQAQKAQTQTKPNSISATYNPIPATDRLISAVAYFLPFFNGLQYGRFLFSQYPSLTLPFQPILPLLSLYRSIPYASFVTFFALYLGIVRNESLNRYARFNALQAVVLDVLLVVPMLIQRIFSPGQSGIGLKLTMMMHNGLFVFVVGCFVYGLVSCILGKTPYLPFVTEAANRQM, from the coding sequence ATGGCCTCCATCCCTCTCCTCCGTTTCACTCTCCCCAAAACCCTAAAACCCAAAACCCCTCTCACACCCCACCACCTCCTCTTACCCCACCCCCTCAAACCCACCATCCCAAAACTCCTCCAAGCCCAAAAAGCCCAAACACAAACCAAGCCCAATTCCATCTCCGCCACCTACAACCCAATCCCCGCCACAGACCGCTTAATCTCCGCCGTAGCTTACTTTCTTCCCTTTTTCAACGGCCTTCAATACGGCCGTTTCTTATTCTCTCAATACCCTTCCCTAACTCTCCCATTTCAACCCATTCTTCCACTTCTCTCACTCTACCGTTCAATCCCATACGCTAGCTTTGTCACCTTCTTCGCCCTCTACTTAGGAATTGTACGGAACGAGAGTCTAAACCGTTACGCCCGTTTCAATGCGCTTCAAGCGGTTGTACTTGACGTTTTATTGGTGGTACCGATGTTGATTCAGCGGATATTCTCTCCGGGTCAATCTGGAATTGGGCTGAAACTTACAATGATGATGCATAATGGGCTTTTTGTGTTTGTTGTGGGATGTTTTGTTTATGGGCTTGTTAGTTGTATCCTTGGGAAAACTCCTTACTTGCCTTTTGTTACTGAAGCTGCTAATAGGCAAATGTAA
- the LOC104096234 gene encoding membrane-associated protein VIPP1, chloroplastic produces MAVRTPITGISMASAPSISSYNRIIVVKSLPFRASFFGQGVGAVKLAGLQLTHSNRSRCNSHGGGALGARMNLFDRFARVVKSYANALISTFEDPEKILEQTVLEMNNDLIKMRQATAQVLASQKQLENKYKAAQQASEDWYRRAQLALGKGDEDLAREALKRRKAYADNASALKAQLDQQKGVVENLVSNTRLLESKIQEAKSKKDTLKARAQSAKTATKVSEMLGNVNTSSALSAFERMEEKVLTMESQADALNQLTSDELEGKFAMLETSSVDDDLASLKRELTGSSKKGELPPGRTTVASSSSTLQFQDSEIEKELNELRRRANDF; encoded by the exons ATGGCAGTAAGAACACCTATAACAGGGATAAGCATGGCTTCAGCACCCTCTATTTCCTCTTATAATAGGATTATTGTTGTAAAATCACTGCCTTTCAGAGCTTCTTTCTTTGGTCAAGGAG TTGGAGCTGTAAAACTTGCAGGGCTACAGCTTACTCATTCTAATAGATCCAGATGTAACAGTCATGGTGGTGGTGCCCTTGGAGCTCGTATGAATCTATTTGATCGGTTTGCTAGAGTTGTCAAG TCATATGCAAATGCACTTATAAGCACCTTTGAAGATCCGGAGAAGATCTTGGAACAAACTGTGCTCGAAATGAATAACGATTTGATAAAGATGCGACAAGCTACAGCACAG GTACTGGCTTCACAAAAGCAGTTGGAAAACAAGTATAAAGCTGCACAACAAGCTTCTGAAGATTG GTATCGTAGAGCCCAACTTGCTCTTGGAAAAGGGGATGAAGACCTTGCTCGTGAAGCTCTTAAAAGAAGAAAAGCTTATGCT GATAATGCAAGTGCCTTGAAGGCTCAACTTGATCAGCAGAAGGGTGTGGTTGAAAATCTGGTCAGCAATACACGG CTTTTGGAGAGCAAGATACAGGAAGCAAAATCGAAAAAGGATACTCTGAAAGCACGTGCTCAGTCAGCAAA GACCGCAACCAAAGTAAGCGAGATGCTGGGAAATGTAAATACAAGCAGTGCCCTTTCAGCCTTTGAAAGAATGGAAGAAAAAG TTTTGACGATGGAGTCTCAAGCTGATGCTCTTAACCAATTAACCAGCGATGAGCTTGAAGGAAAG TTTGCAATGCTGGAGACCTCTTCCGTTGATGATGATCTTGCCAGCTTAAAAAGAGAATTGACTGGCAGCTCAAAG AAAGGGGAGCTTCCACCAGGTAGAACGACAGTTGCCAGTTCAAGCTCAACATTGCAATTTCAAGATTCAGAGATTGAGAAAGAATTGAATGAATTAAGAAGGCGGGCAAATGATTTCTAG